In the genome of Aquicella lusitana, one region contains:
- a CDS encoding flagellin — protein MAIVINTNVSALLAQNYLTSNQAGLTKAMQRLSSGLRINNAADDPAGMAIAVSMGQTSSSLSQGAQNGLNGVSLVQTAQSAMNNISNILQQMSTLASQAATGTYSSTQLGNLNTTFQALLDEIERVAQSTQFNGIDLLNGTTSSITIQVGANNTSNDRLTITLEELTTGSSGLNIASLDISTNSGAQTAIDTLQTAVSSVTTALAQVGANEVNLTAAVSNNNALVASLDAAKSRVQDADYASESSMLAKFNILTQSNIAMLAQANALPGMALQLLRS, from the coding sequence ATGGCTATTGTAATTAATACTAACGTGAGCGCGTTGCTTGCGCAGAATTATCTGACGTCGAACCAAGCGGGGCTTACCAAGGCAATGCAACGATTATCTTCCGGTTTGCGCATTAACAATGCAGCAGATGATCCGGCGGGTATGGCTATTGCTGTCAGTATGGGTCAGACCTCCTCATCTTTGAGCCAAGGTGCCCAAAATGGTCTAAATGGCGTATCGCTGGTGCAAACAGCTCAAAGTGCGATGAATAATATATCAAATATTCTTCAACAAATGAGCACATTAGCTTCTCAAGCTGCTACGGGTACATATTCGTCAACTCAGTTAGGCAACTTGAACACGACATTCCAAGCCCTGTTAGACGAAATTGAACGTGTTGCGCAGAGCACGCAATTTAACGGAATCGATCTATTAAATGGCACGACAAGCTCCATTACTATCCAAGTCGGTGCAAATAACACATCGAATGACCGTCTAACTATTACTCTGGAAGAACTTACCACAGGTTCTTCTGGATTAAATATAGCGAGCTTGGATATTTCAACCAATAGTGGTGCACAGACAGCTATTGATACATTACAGACTGCTGTTAGCTCGGTTACCACGGCATTAGCGCAAGTCGGTGCAAACGAAGTTAACTTGACTGCAGCTGTTAGCAATAACAATGCATTGGTGGCAAGTCTTGATGCTGCAAAATCGCGCGTGCAAGACGCTGACTATGCATCTGAGAGCTCCATGTTGGCGAAATTTAATATCTTGACGCAATCTAACATTGCTATGTTAGCGCAAGCTAACGCGCTGCCTGGAATGGCATTGCAATTACTGAGATCATAA
- the flgC gene encoding flagellar basal body rod protein FlgC: protein MINSLDKVLTNASSGLSAQSIRMNTIASNLANAGNVGNSNETTYHKRYPIFSEVTSEIVGLNSDDQPVGGVRVTDIKSSTKQLERRYDPDNPVANEEGYVYLSDVNSIEEMTNMIAASKEYEANVEVINTTKNLITQAINVLKE, encoded by the coding sequence ATGATTAATTCGTTAGATAAAGTTTTGACCAATGCTTCAAGCGGATTAAGCGCACAAAGCATTCGTATGAACACCATTGCAAGTAATCTTGCCAATGCCGGAAACGTTGGTAACAGCAACGAAACAACTTATCACAAGCGATATCCTATTTTCAGTGAAGTCACAAGTGAAATCGTTGGCTTAAACTCGGATGATCAACCCGTAGGCGGCGTGCGAGTGACTGACATAAAAAGCAGTACAAAACAACTAGAGCGTCGATATGATCCGGATAATCCGGTTGCAAATGAAGAGGGTTATGTTTATTTAAGCGACGTTAATTCAATCGAAGAAATGACTAACATGATTGCTGCATCAAAAGAATATGAAGCCAATGTTGAAGTCATCAACACAACAAAAAATCTGATTACACAAGCAATTAATGTTCTGAAAGAATGA
- the fliD gene encoding flagellar filament capping protein FliD: protein MPSSWIESIDVNAYVEQLMKREVNQINKVTLNKTNQLNDTQSALKTRLSAYTQIQTLLDALQDKIESLTTTFNPTYQATSSNTDAATVSIDGTVTPGMHVLNVTQLAQAESVASGVFSSDNTALNMTNTVTISIGSDNIDIEITSDDTLQTIANKINLSASTNDLGAAASVISTGTGQYRLVISSTQSGTANQVNISETGTGSDALNISTGPGGTGTVLMTAADAQFELDGLSYTSSTNSNLIAGLNITLLGTGSNISISVTESNQISKVAAEVQNVVNAYNDIMVSIAKTKATNALPDSTLVMIQSNLKNLVSADTLTSLGIIPVPYNEVETFTITLPDGTIQTMYPTGMLKIADDPVTGETFETKLTANYANIKSQLVGTSGVFTELNSLLEPSTGDIWKILNDTQYGGIPLTKKQVDDLQEQIDGINDNADRLKEGLVMKYAKLDLLLGQLQVTSQYLSQQLLAMNNNK, encoded by the coding sequence ATGCCATCTAGCTGGATTGAATCAATTGATGTTAATGCTTATGTCGAACAACTTATGAAGCGTGAAGTAAATCAAATCAATAAAGTTACGCTGAATAAAACCAATCAATTAAATGATACGCAAAGTGCGTTAAAAACACGCCTGAGCGCGTATACACAAATTCAAACGCTATTAGATGCACTTCAAGACAAGATTGAAAGTTTAACAACTACTTTTAATCCTACTTACCAGGCAACATCTTCCAACACCGATGCAGCAACGGTGTCAATTGATGGAACAGTGACGCCTGGCATGCATGTATTGAATGTAACACAACTTGCGCAAGCTGAAAGCGTGGCATCAGGCGTCTTCTCAAGTGATAATACTGCGCTAAACATGACAAATACAGTCACTATTAGCATTGGTTCAGATAATATTGACATTGAAATTACCTCGGATGATACCCTGCAAACTATCGCCAATAAAATCAATTTGAGCGCTTCGACCAATGATTTAGGTGCTGCTGCATCTGTTATTTCAACTGGTACAGGGCAGTATAGATTGGTGATCTCATCTACTCAATCAGGTACGGCAAACCAAGTAAATATTTCCGAAACAGGAACGGGATCGGACGCGCTTAATATCTCAACAGGGCCGGGCGGGACGGGTACTGTACTGATGACAGCTGCCGATGCCCAGTTTGAGCTGGATGGATTGTCATATACTTCATCAACTAATTCAAATTTGATAGCGGGCTTGAACATTACTTTATTAGGCACAGGCAGCAATATTTCAATTTCGGTCACCGAATCAAACCAAATAAGCAAAGTAGCAGCGGAAGTCCAGAATGTTGTCAATGCATATAACGATATAATGGTTTCAATAGCAAAAACAAAAGCCACAAATGCATTGCCGGATTCCACGCTTGTCATGATTCAGTCAAACTTAAAAAATTTGGTTAGCGCAGATACACTGACTAGTTTGGGCATCATTCCTGTTCCATATAACGAGGTTGAGACATTTACTATTACTTTGCCAGATGGAACAATTCAAACGATGTATCCCACAGGAATGCTAAAAATTGCTGATGATCCGGTAACGGGCGAAACATTTGAGACAAAGCTCACGGCAAATTATGCGAATATTAAATCCCAATTAGTGGGAACGAGTGGCGTTTTTACAGAGCTAAATAGTCTGCTTGAGCCGTCCACAGGCGATATCTGGAAAATATTGAATGATACACAATATGGCGGTATTCCGCTAACCAAGAAGCAAGTGGATGATTTACAAGAGCAGATTGATGGTATAAATGATAATGCAGATAGGCTGAAAGAAGGCCTTGTGATGAAATATGCCAAACTGGATTTACTTTTAGGCCAATTACAAGTCACAAGCCAATACCTTTCCCAACAGTTGTTAGCGATGAATAACAATAAGTGA
- a CDS encoding flagellar hook assembly protein FlgD: protein MTTINNVNNLNNETLGANKGYASGKKELTPDDFITLFLKQLTSQNPLHPADSSTILQQMADISSISASKDTQKTLKEVQQNINYSLATTQLLTATQMIGKKVEVPSGISPLTKEEGLSGSVMLPAAATDIKVTIKDEAGKVVKELTLEPAKTGGLVEFKWDGLKDDGTMYDPGYYQISAKAVIDGKETPINTAGAFKIKSVATNQMTGELILNVDGLGGLGLNDIIKIL, encoded by the coding sequence ATGACTACCATTAATAATGTGAATAACTTAAACAATGAAACCTTGGGCGCTAACAAGGGATATGCTAGCGGTAAGAAAGAGTTGACACCGGATGATTTTATTACTTTGTTTTTAAAACAACTGACATCCCAAAATCCTCTGCATCCTGCGGATAGCAGCACCATTTTGCAACAAATGGCTGATATCAGTTCCATTAGTGCATCCAAAGATACACAAAAAACTTTAAAAGAAGTACAGCAAAATATTAATTACAGTCTTGCAACCACACAGCTCTTGACTGCTACACAAATGATCGGAAAAAAAGTGGAAGTCCCGAGCGGAATCAGCCCACTAACAAAGGAAGAAGGACTATCCGGTTCAGTCATGCTGCCAGCTGCAGCAACAGATATCAAAGTAACGATCAAGGATGAGGCTGGGAAGGTAGTGAAAGAATTGACGCTCGAGCCTGCTAAAACAGGGGGTCTAGTAGAATTTAAATGGGATGGGTTAAAGGACGATGGAACGATGTATGATCCGGGTTACTACCAGATTTCAGCTAAAGCCGTCATAGATGGAAAGGAAACACCAATTAATACGGCAGGTGCTTTCAAGATCAAAAGTGTTGCCACAAACCAAATGACAGGTGAACTAATTCTTAACGTAGACGGTTTGGGTGGACTAGGATTAAACGATATCATCAAAATATTATAG
- the flgB gene encoding flagellar basal body rod protein FlgB, which produces MADSLYGLSERALVLCEERANLLSSNIVNSATPHYKARDIDFHKLLQDASNQADALGVSDPKHIKTNGTDGSLPVLYRVPMQSNLDGNTVDEDIERKNFIQNALNYQVNLTFVKNKTDQIMKAIKGE; this is translated from the coding sequence ATGGCGGACAGTCTATACGGTTTATCTGAGAGGGCATTGGTGCTATGCGAAGAACGTGCCAATCTGTTATCAAGTAATATTGTTAATAGCGCAACACCGCATTATAAAGCACGTGATATCGATTTCCACAAGCTGCTACAGGATGCTTCTAATCAGGCTGATGCATTAGGTGTATCTGACCCAAAACATATAAAAACAAATGGAACTGATGGGTCTTTGCCAGTCCTTTATCGCGTGCCAATGCAATCAAATCTTGATGGCAACACCGTGGATGAAGATATTGAGCGTAAAAACTTTATTCAGAATGCGCTTAATTATCAGGTTAATTTGACCTTCGTTAAAAATAAAACAGACCAAATCATGAAGGCGATCAAGGGAGAGTAA
- a CDS encoding HAD family hydrolase, giving the protein MESTIELDERYESALNEKIFPADLLAALNYYAGKIKVLSLDCFDTLLWRRTVTPIDVFYKLQQKPAFKSIGLNALLRARLESQARNLKVIQDKISEVNLHDIYQAGYPALSAAQLNDLAESELEVEMDVCYAFPPMLSLMREAHSRGIKIIIVSNTYFKENELRRLLAHRLPSDIINIIDHIFCSCEYGLSKTNGLYAKVLDKLSCTAENVLHIGDDINADFKAAKKYGIKSLQLLHHDNNVNDLQRLYAASAAIFNPANRHTQPMLTPFRAILASTPIDTPEKIVGYASIGPIMYSFAQFILNEVETLKNQGKNPKILFLMRDAYLPSVICETLAARPIGKKIRISRFAAFAATFRTRDDIDQYLAEVLFSGRFRDIARQLLLPQEIIEPLVQVTEQSESPLAEFIDLIHREDIQNIILKLSSAYRQRLIRYLENEIDLKPGDTLLFVDLGYSGTAQRKLEPVFREELGVEILGRYLIELDIPAWESSRRGLLDPSWCDDRAMLSLVSYIAILEQICTANEKSVVDYDQQGRPIYSESGFEKNQYEKLDKIQKECIHFIKDAKAFFDQTGHLPLTVLREAAMAELGRFIFLPTENEVNYLESFQFDLNLGTHDVLQVFNPAEGLTSLRKRGLFFSFMEKNKKTMRTNYPAELRSAGLELVMTLMAQHRFGIDLRFKDMSLRRESIQVVALNGDDSSTATVEALLTYDGYYSLTVPISNHGFHTGILLGKKYRWIQFESAEIITINSFLKKTESLYAEDCWQSLVFNDMTHKGGKLYECETTLSSVVIPALKKLNNKNYLVRLVFRPIVLQSAS; this is encoded by the coding sequence ATGGAAAGCACTATCGAACTGGATGAGCGATACGAATCTGCTCTAAATGAAAAAATATTCCCTGCCGATCTTCTCGCCGCTCTTAATTATTATGCCGGCAAAATTAAAGTACTCTCTCTCGATTGCTTCGACACGCTGCTTTGGCGCAGAACAGTTACGCCTATTGATGTATTTTATAAGTTGCAGCAAAAGCCCGCGTTTAAATCCATCGGCCTTAATGCCTTACTGCGTGCTCGATTGGAATCCCAGGCACGTAACTTGAAAGTTATTCAAGATAAAATTTCTGAAGTAAATTTACATGATATATATCAAGCAGGTTATCCAGCGCTCTCCGCAGCACAATTAAACGATCTTGCCGAATCCGAATTAGAAGTCGAAATGGACGTATGCTATGCTTTTCCGCCCATGCTTAGTCTAATGCGCGAGGCACACTCGCGCGGCATCAAAATTATTATTGTAAGTAATACTTACTTTAAAGAAAATGAATTACGTCGACTTCTCGCTCATCGATTGCCATCAGATATCATCAATATCATTGATCACATTTTTTGTTCTTGTGAATACGGTCTATCTAAAACCAATGGATTATATGCGAAGGTATTGGATAAACTTTCCTGCACGGCTGAAAACGTTCTACATATAGGTGACGATATCAACGCAGATTTCAAAGCAGCCAAAAAATATGGAATAAAATCGCTGCAATTACTCCATCATGATAATAATGTTAATGATCTTCAGCGATTGTATGCGGCATCAGCAGCTATTTTCAACCCTGCAAATCGCCATACTCAGCCAATGCTCACGCCTTTTCGTGCAATATTGGCAAGTACTCCTATTGATACGCCAGAAAAAATTGTAGGCTATGCGTCCATTGGACCTATCATGTATTCATTTGCACAATTTATCCTTAACGAAGTTGAAACACTAAAAAATCAGGGAAAAAACCCAAAAATTTTGTTTCTTATGCGAGATGCTTATCTACCATCCGTTATTTGCGAAACGCTTGCCGCCCGCCCCATTGGGAAAAAAATACGGATCAGCCGCTTTGCAGCATTTGCCGCTACTTTTAGGACGCGAGATGATATTGATCAATACTTGGCTGAAGTTTTGTTCTCTGGTAGATTCCGTGATATTGCGCGCCAGCTGTTGTTGCCGCAGGAAATTATTGAACCTCTTGTCCAGGTGACGGAGCAATCGGAAAGTCCCTTAGCAGAATTTATCGATCTTATCCATCGTGAGGATATTCAAAATATAATCTTGAAACTTTCCTCCGCATATCGCCAGAGATTAATCCGTTATTTAGAGAACGAAATTGATTTAAAACCGGGAGACACATTGTTATTTGTGGACTTAGGTTACTCTGGCACTGCTCAACGAAAGCTAGAGCCCGTCTTTCGTGAAGAATTAGGGGTAGAAATTCTAGGCCGATATCTTATTGAATTAGACATCCCCGCTTGGGAGTCATCACGCCGTGGTCTTCTCGATCCATCGTGGTGTGATGATAGAGCCATGCTTTCCCTGGTCTCCTACATTGCCATTCTCGAACAAATTTGTACGGCTAATGAAAAAAGCGTCGTTGATTATGATCAGCAGGGCCGCCCTATCTATTCTGAATCCGGGTTTGAAAAAAACCAATATGAAAAGCTAGATAAAATTCAAAAAGAATGTATTCACTTTATAAAAGATGCAAAAGCCTTTTTTGATCAAACAGGACACTTACCATTAACGGTTTTGCGTGAAGCAGCAATGGCAGAACTGGGACGATTTATTTTTCTGCCTACTGAAAATGAAGTTAATTATCTAGAATCTTTTCAGTTTGACTTGAATTTAGGAACACACGATGTGCTGCAAGTATTTAACCCAGCTGAGGGACTAACCAGTTTGCGTAAGCGCGGATTATTTTTCTCATTCATGGAGAAAAATAAAAAAACAATGCGAACCAATTATCCGGCTGAATTACGTTCAGCCGGACTTGAATTGGTCATGACCTTAATGGCTCAACATCGTTTTGGCATTGATTTGAGATTTAAGGATATGAGTCTGAGACGAGAATCCATTCAAGTGGTGGCATTAAATGGAGACGATTCCAGTACAGCAACAGTTGAAGCATTATTAACTTATGATGGTTATTATTCACTCACTGTTCCCATCAGTAATCATGGTTTTCACACTGGCATATTGTTAGGAAAAAAATATCGGTGGATACAGTTTGAAAGTGCCGAAATCATTACAATCAATTCATTCCTGAAGAAAACCGAGTCACTTTATGCAGAAGATTGTTGGCAATCGCTAGTATTCAATGACATGACGCATAAAGGTGGAAAACTTTATGAATGCGAGACAACGCTGAGTTCGGTTGTGATTCCGGCGCTTAAGAAACTGAATAATAAAAATTATCTTGTGCGGCTTGTTTTCAGACCTATTGTCTTACAGTCTGCGTCATAG
- a CDS encoding flagellar hook-length control protein FliK, translated as MKIQSNKHDGQGQVMSQDNLAAPIAATSLDLVFNLLLQIYNESPHPQADSPHKPISLTSDQQSDLLQTPEINHNDSYTSTILFDMQRMIANEVSKQFDKQMTIENHPTAVASPLNVTNKLLEPDHINPTPAPIDSKTNPPIPSPFAQQKQNFEVNQIDSTALSPEIKSIASKTKLADEISVGDLLQEFTNLNLKQVPNKLPEAKPLDIKTPSADLDSQIEPVKHGINLLINREAYSSPSKSQHEIQLQTDNISPSMATQHESPYKTESYLADKYKEALMNLGHLINSQTTQAANRSVQGDPTNAKLMTASHYDPSHYDLKIELAHSSALNTQLKEGYDAKIKLYPPELGHILAKLRINKNNVDLLILTENNQVKQVVESNLPLLKQHFHDQDINLTNIQVQTAQVSDRSQDHHPQNRGQPQAYDHDHPPTSTQLSEKKDQKQSSRTLVDTYA; from the coding sequence ATGAAAATACAGTCGAATAAACACGATGGGCAAGGTCAAGTAATGAGTCAGGATAATTTAGCCGCTCCCATTGCAGCAACATCTCTGGATTTAGTGTTTAATCTGCTTTTACAGATTTACAATGAATCGCCGCATCCCCAAGCAGATTCACCGCATAAACCCATCTCGCTGACTTCTGATCAGCAGAGTGATTTGCTACAAACTCCGGAGATAAATCATAACGATAGCTATACAAGCACAATTCTTTTTGATATGCAGCGGATGATAGCGAATGAAGTAAGCAAGCAATTTGATAAGCAGATGACTATAGAAAATCATCCGACAGCTGTTGCTTCGCCACTTAATGTGACGAATAAGTTGCTTGAACCGGATCATATAAATCCCACTCCAGCGCCAATAGATAGTAAAACCAATCCGCCCATCCCATCACCGTTCGCGCAGCAGAAGCAGAATTTTGAAGTGAATCAAATTGATAGCACTGCGTTATCCCCAGAAATAAAAAGTATTGCATCCAAAACTAAATTAGCAGATGAGATATCTGTTGGCGATTTGCTGCAAGAGTTTACCAACTTGAATTTAAAACAAGTGCCAAATAAATTACCTGAAGCCAAGCCATTGGATATTAAAACGCCTTCCGCTGATTTAGATTCTCAAATAGAACCAGTTAAACATGGAATTAATTTATTAATTAATAGAGAAGCTTATTCTAGCCCTTCTAAGTCGCAGCACGAAATTCAGCTGCAAACTGACAATATTTCCCCAAGTATGGCTACCCAGCATGAATCGCCCTATAAAACAGAAAGTTATCTAGCAGATAAGTATAAAGAAGCATTAATGAATTTAGGCCATTTAATCAATAGTCAAACTACACAAGCTGCTAACCGCTCTGTCCAGGGGGATCCGACAAATGCTAAGCTGATGACGGCAAGCCACTATGATCCATCACACTATGATTTAAAAATTGAGCTTGCTCACTCTTCTGCTTTAAACACGCAATTAAAAGAAGGTTATGATGCGAAAATTAAACTATATCCGCCTGAATTGGGCCACATTTTGGCGAAACTCAGGATCAATAAAAATAATGTAGATTTGCTTATTCTGACCGAAAATAATCAGGTTAAACAAGTTGTTGAATCCAACTTGCCATTGCTTAAACAGCATTTTCATGATCAGGATATTAACCTGACGAATATACAAGTACAAACTGCACAAGTCAGCGATAGGAGCCAAGATCACCACCCGCAGAATCGTGGGCAACCTCAAGCCTATGACCATGATCATCCGCCAACTTCAACTCAATTATCAGAAAAAAAAGATCAAAAACAATCAAGTAGGACACTTGTTGATACCTATGCTTGA
- a CDS encoding FkbM family methyltransferase, with product MTKSIANLGLGEIKTGFFKQHVIHYLANGSGWRFDTLLAKEPETIEWIESFKPGELLWDIGANVGIYSIYAAKCGIRVIAFEPHFANYLQLCINVMLNNLQDMVMPLCLALSNQKAVSTINLASIEFGTSMSSFGSNLDFRGNPYVPIFKQGMIGYDIDSFIDEFKLNYPNHFKIDVDGIELDIVKGAKQTFANQNVRSVSIELIDTDQEQVNGVTSILSQAGFNFIHKKQNAAFATPQTRDVMNFLYKRRA from the coding sequence ATGACTAAATCGATTGCAAATCTGGGTCTTGGCGAGATTAAAACCGGATTCTTTAAGCAGCATGTTATCCATTATTTAGCCAACGGAAGTGGATGGCGTTTTGATACATTACTTGCAAAAGAACCTGAAACCATTGAATGGATCGAAAGCTTTAAGCCAGGTGAATTATTATGGGACATAGGTGCAAACGTGGGTATTTATTCGATTTATGCTGCAAAATGCGGTATTCGCGTCATTGCCTTCGAGCCCCACTTTGCGAATTATCTCCAGCTCTGTATTAATGTGATGCTAAATAATCTCCAAGACATGGTCATGCCACTTTGCCTTGCTCTGTCAAATCAAAAAGCAGTCAGCACTATTAATCTCGCGAGTATTGAGTTTGGCACTTCTATGTCAAGTTTTGGCAGCAATCTGGATTTTCGGGGTAATCCTTACGTTCCCATTTTCAAACAGGGTATGATTGGTTATGACATTGACAGTTTTATTGATGAATTCAAGCTAAATTACCCCAATCATTTTAAAATTGATGTCGATGGTATTGAGTTAGACATCGTAAAAGGTGCTAAACAAACATTTGCAAACCAGAACGTCCGATCGGTTTCCATCGAATTAATAGACACGGATCAAGAACAAGTAAATGGTGTGACAAGCATTTTATCGCAGGCTGGTTTTAATTTTATACACAAAAAACAAAACGCAGCTTTCGCCACACCCCAGACCAGGGACGTCATGAATTTTTTATATAAGCGTCGAGCGTAA
- the fliS gene encoding flagellar export chaperone FliS, with protein MNTSPAIYSEIEITTEVMSASRHRLIQMLFEKCLQQIQLAKAFVSSNEMDNRNNCIKKANEIILYLRACLNFQEKSAVDLANLLDSNYVFIEKCLLNAMLKNDEAYLDIALIVINNIKSGWDEIGKEYNQEK; from the coding sequence ATGAATACTTCTCCTGCTATCTATAGTGAAATTGAAATTACGACTGAAGTTATGTCGGCATCACGCCACAGACTGATACAAATGTTATTCGAAAAATGTCTGCAACAAATTCAATTAGCCAAGGCATTTGTCAGTAGTAATGAAATGGATAACCGGAATAATTGTATTAAAAAGGCCAATGAAATCATCCTTTACTTACGTGCATGCTTGAATTTTCAGGAAAAGAGCGCGGTTGATCTGGCTAACTTGCTTGATTCAAATTATGTTTTTATAGAAAAATGTTTACTTAATGCCATGCTAAAAAACGACGAAGCTTACTTGGACATCGCGCTGATAGTAATAAATAATATAAAATCAGGATGGGACGAGATAGGAAAAGAATATAATCAGGAGAAATAA
- a CDS encoding class I SAM-dependent methyltransferase translates to MIRDAESILRICGIGSYLHIGCGESKLVFDLLKRSVDAYGMDPSQEIIEKNLAYAPGRFIHGSLSNYPFKPESFDTIIIGIELFNFNTDHLSAVLKTLHSLTKRNLIIYFPPDVINMIPPQRAEANRLFWEKIAIEAGFRHHPRSMLHTPYHEYENEKISNMIFFERVAPKALNDFPLSWLLATRDLHMDMLREAGRRADGHVSRYVLAASKIRPGDTVLDAACGLGYGTAVLAACSPGAKFIGVDIDETSVAYANANFAASNPAISYHTCDVAKLAFIPDHSIDVVVSFETIEHLQDYDLFLTEVKRVLKPDGRLIGSVPNLWCDETGKDPNPYHYHVFDWKKLYHAIGKHFIIEDRWAQTAGGGFKLRNGKRELRHVPITLPDNIETEWWIFSACADPRSAKSIPYSNPFCKQDAAIPTVVDFGKYYANPWIYRTMVQLGERIANRDILILFCVSIANELPPGSPDHGAALCVLSYQILESGLINTQDVQKLISAINKFDENYDRQNPHAWRWAISLHYVGARILLMTGNREDALATFITCAEMDPLRFSPLLATKTISARMYAGLILAGNGDLEKAHEQFSLGVKEARRVLQSDWKDAIGDIELPLSFGLQEIAEVADIASQCAQAVNAIERQGTVPGYFWDRINLRRFGIVEWTKSVERENESLRQQIQLLATSNMMKTEVCA, encoded by the coding sequence ATGATCAGGGATGCAGAATCGATTTTAAGAATTTGCGGAATCGGCAGCTATTTGCATATTGGATGTGGTGAGAGCAAACTTGTTTTTGATTTACTTAAAAGATCGGTTGACGCTTATGGAATGGATCCGTCACAGGAAATAATCGAAAAAAATCTTGCTTATGCACCTGGCCGCTTTATTCATGGCTCGCTTTCCAATTACCCGTTCAAACCTGAAAGTTTTGACACGATCATCATCGGCATCGAGCTCTTTAATTTCAACACTGACCATTTATCCGCCGTACTCAAAACACTACACTCACTGACTAAGCGCAACCTCATCATCTACTTTCCACCCGATGTTATCAACATGATCCCGCCTCAACGCGCTGAAGCCAATCGATTATTTTGGGAAAAAATCGCGATCGAGGCCGGCTTCCGGCACCACCCTCGGAGTATGTTACATACGCCCTACCATGAATATGAAAATGAAAAAATCAGCAACATGATTTTCTTTGAACGTGTCGCACCTAAGGCACTAAACGATTTCCCCTTATCATGGTTGCTCGCGACACGTGATTTACATATGGATATGCTGCGTGAAGCAGGCAGACGCGCAGATGGACACGTATCGCGTTATGTATTAGCCGCTTCTAAAATAAGACCAGGCGACACCGTACTTGATGCAGCATGTGGTTTAGGTTATGGCACCGCCGTACTTGCCGCATGCAGTCCAGGCGCAAAATTTATCGGTGTCGATATTGATGAAACATCCGTTGCTTATGCCAACGCTAATTTTGCAGCATCAAACCCTGCCATTTCTTATCATACCTGCGATGTCGCTAAGCTCGCTTTTATTCCCGACCATTCCATTGACGTTGTTGTTTCATTTGAAACTATTGAGCATTTGCAGGATTACGATCTCTTTCTTACAGAGGTAAAGCGAGTGCTTAAACCGGACGGCCGCCTTATTGGCAGCGTGCCTAATTTGTGGTGCGACGAAACGGGCAAGGATCCTAATCCCTACCATTACCACGTATTTGACTGGAAAAAACTCTATCATGCTATTGGGAAGCATTTCATTATTGAAGACCGCTGGGCTCAAACGGCTGGTGGCGGCTTTAAACTGCGTAATGGAAAGCGTGAACTTCGGCATGTTCCTATTACCTTGCCTGATAATATCGAAACCGAATGGTGGATTTTTTCCGCCTGCGCAGATCCAAGAAGCGCAAAATCCATTCCTTATAGCAATCCTTTTTGCAAACAGGATGCTGCTATTCCGACCGTGGTTGATTTTGGGAAATACTATGCTAATCCATGGATATATCGAACCATGGTGCAATTAGGTGAAAGAATTGCGAACCGGGATATCCTGATTTTATTTTGCGTCAGTATTGCAAATGAACTGCCGCCAGGCTCCCCTGACCACGGTGCTGCGCTTTGTGTTCTCAGTTATCAAATACTTGAATCAGGACTTATTAATACGCAGGATGTACAGAAACTCATTTCTGCCATCAATAAATTTGATGAAAATTATGACCGTCAGAACCCACACGCGTGGCGCTGGGCTATCTCCCTGCATTATGTAGGAGCACGCATATTGTTAATGACAGGGAATCGCGAGGATGCATTAGCCACGTTCATTACCTGCGCAGAAATGGATCCCTTGCGTTTCAGCCCGCTCCTTGCCACAAAAACAATTTCCGCACGCATGTATGCAGGGCTTATCCTTGCTGGGAATGGTGATCTGGAAAAAGCGCATGAACAATTCAGTCTGGGTGTTAAAGAGGCAAGGCGCGTGCTGCAAAGCGATTGGAAAGACGCCATTGGTGACATTGAGCTTCCATTATCATTCGGCTTACAGGAAATTGCTGAAGTCGCTGACATTGCCAGCCAATGCGCTCAAGCCGTCAACGCCATCGAAAGACAGGGAACCGTACCTGGATACTTCTG